The genomic interval ACCGGCACTCATTCGGCAGGCGGCCATGCAAAACCCTTCTTTTATTATTTTAAATTACTCTATAAATTTGAGCTTCCCATGCTGGTTATGGGAATTGCCGGGATGTACTATTCATTCAGATACAGAAACAGATTCGCCATTTTTACCTCCGTATGGGCGGTACTTATCTATGTCATTTACTCATGCATACCATACAAAACTCCCTGGTTGATCATAAATCTTACCCTTCCGATTGCAATCTTATCCGGCATTTTTATAAATGGATTATTTAAAATTATCACACGCAAATGGCATTACGCAATTTTCTTCGCGCTATACACCGGTGTTTTTTGTTTCTTCTGCTATCAATCTATCATGCTAAACTTTGTAAATTATGATGATGAGCGATACGAGCTTGTGTATGTTCAGACAAAAAGAGATGTTTATAATTTAATAGACCGGTTAGAAACGCTTTCAGGCATATGCGGGAAGGACATGGAGATAAACATCGTTTCAAAGGATTACTGGCCGCTACCCTGGTATCTCAGGGAGTACAAACACGCAAATTTCTGGGGAAAAGTGATAGATAATCCCAACGCACCCGTTATTTTAGCGGATAAAAAGGGAGAGAGTGATTTAAAGGGAAAACTAAAGGGAAATTACAAAAACGAACGGTTTGTTTTACGTCCGGGCGTATGGATCACCGCCTACATACAACAAGGATTGTATGATAGTGCCTTTGCTCATGAAACCGGGAGAGAAACATCTACGCGATTGCCTTTGAACGTCTCCGCAGAGGAGCTTGATCCGGGATTAAAGGCTCTGTACTACTATAACATTGAATGCATTGGAAAACCTTTTTCCTCGTCCATTGAAAAAGACTCTATTTCTTTCACGTATAATGATGAGACCAAAAAACCCTACCGGTCTCCTTTTGGAATAGCATGGGAAGGCTATCTGCATATTCAAAAAAGCGGGGTTTATCAATTTGCCACAAGGTCAGACGACGGGTCTTTTGTCTACCTTGATGAAAACCTTGTGGTAGATAATGGAGAGCCGCATGCAGTGCGGTATATTTCGGGAACGACGTTCCTCGAAGAAGGGTATCATGCTATCAGGATTCAATATTTTGATATTGGAGGCGGGGCCATTATGGCGTTATTATGGAAACCGCCTGGCGGGCAAGAAACGTTGATTCCAGGCGATATATTCTTTCACAAAAAACCGGATTAGCGTAACACTTTGTATTTTTAAAAAATTTCAATAATCGCAAGGTAGGGACGAAGCATTTGCCGTAAATTGTCATAAAGGCGTTCACGCCCAAACGGGCAAATGCTTCGCCTCTACCTTTTCAAAAATACAAAGTGTTGCAGACTAGCCGTAATAGCCTTTCAAATCATTTATTTTTATCACTATAATATCCTTAAGCATTTGCAATGAATGCCTTACAGGACTTACCTTGCTTAGCGTGGAATTCCGCCATTTGATCGGTATTTCTTTCATCTTAAAATGAAATTTGTTGGAAAGATAGAGCGCCTCAACATCAAATGCAAACCCGGTTATTCTGCACTTTTCAAAGACCTTTCTCACTGCGTCTCTTTTAAACCCCTTAAATCCGCATTGCGTATCTACCACCCCCCCCATTAATAGCCACCGGATAATACAATTAAAGATTTTGCCCATCTTTTCCCTGTACCATGGCTGATGTATTATTATATCCGCTCCAAAAATGCTTCTCGACCCGATAATCACATCATAGCCTTCTGTTTTAAGATAGGGCAAACATTTATCAATCTCTTCTATTGGCGTAGAGAGATCGGCATCGGTAAAAAAAACATACTCGCCATTTGCCGCCAGCATACCCCTTTTTACAGAATAACCTTTACCCTTGTTTTTCTTATTTTTCAAAAGGATTATGCCACTCTTGTTTGCATGTGAAAATTCGTTTATCTTTTTTATGGTATTATCAACAGAACCATCATCCACCACAATAAGTTCAGAATGATACTCCTGTTTAGAAAGGAAGGCACAAACACTTTCCAGGGTAGGTAAGATTCTATCCTCTTCATTATAAGCGGGGATTATTATCGACAGGAAGCATTCTTTCATTATAACCATTCACAGAGAGGGTTAAGAGACTTGGAATTTTTTATTATACCGTAGCACTTGGCAGTCGGCAGATTGCAGATTACAGATTGTGGACCGGGAAGTACAGTATTCCACATTAATAAAGGGAGCAAGGGAGTTGTTTACCGCAACTTATTGAGAAGGTACCTTAGAACTTCATATCATTTACACTAAGAATTGCGGTAAGCATAGAGATAACAATAACACCAATGACTGCCCCCATGAGCAATATAAGCACAGGCTCCACCATCGTCACGAGACGTTTCATCCGGCCTTCTACATCCGCATCAAAATTGTCCGCAACCTTAAGAAGCATCCGGTCCAGTTTCCCTGTTTCTTCACCTACCTTGAGCAAATGGATTGCAATTTCCGGCAGAAAACCTCTCTCCGCAAGTGAAACGGTAATACCTGCGCCTTCTTTTACATTTGTCTTAACACCGACGAGTATCTCAGAAAGATGCTTATTTGACAAAACATCTTTGACAATATCTAAAGACTTCAGCAACGGAACACCGTTTTCTAACAATGTACCCATCGTTCTCGCGAACCTGGATATCTGCATTTTCCATAACAGATTTCCCATGAGAGGCAATTTCAATTTTTTCTGATCTATTTTGGCAGCAGTAGTATTATCCTTCATCGCCCTTTTATATATGAAAAATAACGCCATAATCACCGCAATAAAAATCCAGCCATATTTTATACCATATTGGCTCATTCCCATAAGTACCATTGTTGAGAATGGCAGTGAAATGCCCATCCCTTCGAAGATTTGAGAAAATTTAGGGATAACATAAACAATGAGAGCCCCAATCGACAAGAGACCTGTACTGCTTAACAACAAAGGGTAAATCATTGCCGAGATAATTTCACCTTTTGTTTTCTGCAATTTTTCCTGAAAATCACCCAATCTTTTCAAAACCTGCGGCAAGACGCCCCCTTCTTCTCCCGCACGCACCATGCTGATGTAAATACTGGAAAATAATTTTTCATGATTTTTGAGCGCCTCTGTGAATGACTTTCCCGACTTAATCCCATTCAACAAATCTTCAATAACACTCTTCATTGCATTTTTTCCCTGTCCCGACAACAAAATAGACAGGCTTTTATCAATTGGAATGCCGCCTTCAAGCAGCGTTGCCAATTCCTGCGTAAACGGTAAAACAGCCTTTTTACTTACCCGTTTAAAAAATAATTCAAATTTTTTTCCCTTGTTTATCTGATGTATATTTAAAATAATATGCCCTGACTTACGGAGGTCGCTTATTAAGCTTGTTTTGTTTTCGGCCTCTTTTTCGCCTTCTACTATATTGCTGGAGCTGGTTAATAATTTATATCTGAATGTACTCATCACTATTTATTTTCATAACAATTTAGTTTTTTTAAAAAGTAGGGGCGAAACATTTGCCAGTTTAGGTATGAACGCATTTATGACAATTTATAACAAATGCTTCGCCCCTACACTATGCAGCAAGCATCTCTATTATTGGAATTTTTCAAAAAACTAAATTTTTATTTATTTTCTAATGTTTGCCCTCATGACAACAACATGCTCCTGTCCATACCAATCGAGCTTAATCCTGTCTTTCTCAATATTCTTTACCTTGTAGTCAACAATCGACTCCCCTTCTTCTATAAAAATATAAGCACTTTTATTTTTTTCACGATCAGGATTGAGTATCAGTGCCTTTTTCACATCACCGAGTATTAAAATACCAAACAGCTTAATCGGTTTTGGGTTGCCTTTTGGTTTTTGTTCTTCAACTTTCGGTATGGGTTCTTCTTTTTTAGGCAAGGGATCTCTCTTTGCGGTTGCGGTTTTGATTTTTTTTTCTGAGGGCCTCCAATCACTGCGGTCCTGAGAAAATGGATTATTCGACAATAGCGTTTCATAATCATCAATCGTTTTTTTATCCTTGTCGAGAAACGTCAGTTGTTTTTTATTGTCG from Candidatus Kuenenia stuttgartiensis carries:
- a CDS encoding flippase activity-associated protein Agl23 yields the protein MKKQTIPLLIAFFVPVVIASLFRFWDLDIRPLHSDEGVNSFFLRNLFERNQYRYDPANYHGPFLYYIGLIPFYVLGQTDFSFRLMPVLFGIMVVASLYPLRKRMGNIGLLTAGLLIAISPSNSFFSRDTIHETYFIFFTLTTVVSFFLYSETRKSRYIYFAASSIAFIITIKETYIITFTVFIISLVCAYGYEVLLFHRGTRIKCIKHIFSVFANTCRQKWRVICICIGLFLFINFLFYSSFFTYYDGVKGILTTLKIWTKTGTHSAGGHAKPFFYYFKLLYKFELPMLVMGIAGMYYSFRYRNRFAIFTSVWAVLIYVIYSCIPYKTPWLIINLTLPIAILSGIFINGLFKIITRKWHYAIFFALYTGVFCFFCYQSIMLNFVNYDDERYELVYVQTKRDVYNLIDRLETLSGICGKDMEINIVSKDYWPLPWYLREYKHANFWGKVIDNPNAPVILADKKGESDLKGKLKGNYKNERFVLRPGVWITAYIQQGLYDSAFAHETGRETSTRLPLNVSAEELDPGLKALYYYNIECIGKPFSSSIEKDSISFTYNDETKKPYRSPFGIAWEGYLHIQKSGVYQFATRSDDGSFVYLDENLVVDNGEPHAVRYISGTTFLEEGYHAIRIQYFDIGGGAIMALLWKPPGGQETLIPGDIFFHKKPD
- a CDS encoding dolichyl-phosphate beta-glucosyltransferase — encoded protein: MKECFLSIIIPAYNEEDRILPTLESVCAFLSKQEYHSELIVVDDGSVDNTIKKINEFSHANKSGIILLKNKKNKGKGYSVKRGMLAANGEYVFFTDADLSTPIEEIDKCLPYLKTEGYDVIIGSRSIFGADIIIHQPWYREKMGKIFNCIIRWLLMGGVVDTQCGFKGFKRDAVRKVFEKCRITGFAFDVEALYLSNKFHFKMKEIPIKWRNSTLSKVSPVRHSLQMLKDIIVIKINDLKGYYG
- a CDS encoding type II secretion system F family protein gives rise to the protein MSTFRYKLLTSSSNIVEGEKEAENKTSLISDLRKSGHIILNIHQINKGKKFELFFKRVSKKAVLPFTQELATLLEGGIPIDKSLSILLSGQGKNAMKSVIEDLLNGIKSGKSFTEALKNHEKLFSSIYISMVRAGEEGGVLPQVLKRLGDFQEKLQKTKGEIISAMIYPLLLSSTGLLSIGALIVYVIPKFSQIFEGMGISLPFSTMVLMGMSQYGIKYGWIFIAVIMALFFIYKRAMKDNTTAAKIDQKKLKLPLMGNLLWKMQISRFARTMGTLLENGVPLLKSLDIVKDVLSNKHLSEILVGVKTNVKEGAGITVSLAERGFLPEIAIHLLKVGEETGKLDRMLLKVADNFDADVEGRMKRLVTMVEPVLILLMGAVIGVIVISMLTAILSVNDMKF